One window from the genome of Marinobacter sp. LV10R510-11A encodes:
- a CDS encoding FAD-binding domain-containing protein, producing MARRFRSHNTRWFFRAEKRQDWRYGAAWFEEQLIDYDVASNYGNWQYLAGVGADPRGLRQFNLAKQTQQYDPVGTFIDR from the coding sequence ATTGCCCGCCGATTCCGGAGCCACAACACCCGGTGGTTTTTTCGGGCGGAGAAGCGGCAGGACTGGCGTTACGGTGCGGCATGGTTCGAAGAACAACTGATCGACTATGATGTGGCAAGCAACTATGGAAACTGGCAGTATCTGGCTGGCGTTGGGGCTGACCCCCGAGGACTGCGCCAGTTCAATCTGGCAAAACAGACACAGCAATACGACCCGGTCGGCACTTTCATAGACCGCTGA